Below is a genomic region from Actinoallomurus bryophytorum.
CCCCAAAGCCGCATGATCACACCCGGCGAACGTATGTGGACACCCCACTAGCCGGTTCGGCGCGCCGGAGGCACGGTCCCGTACGGCCGCACCCGGCCCCCGCGTCGCCGGCGCCCCTCGTCCGTCGATCAGCCGGCCGCGTTGAGGAGGTCGAGCACGCTCTGCTGGCAGCCGTAGTCGCTCGTGCCGCTGCCGCCCGCCCAGTGCGGCCCGTACTGGTCGAGCGGGTCGCGGTCGTGGGTGTACGCGCTGTTGGCCCAGCCGGCGAGGGTCGCGGCGTACGGATGGCCGGACAGCCTGCCGTTGAGCGCGCCCAGGCCGCGTACGTAGGCGCCCTTGAACGAGGGGCCGTCGCCGGTGCAGCCGTCGCCCTCCCCGGGCTCGCGGAGCACGCCGCCGCTCGTCAGCCTGGTGCTGGAGGCGTCGGCCAGCGTGCGCGCGGTGGTCAGCAGCCCGGCGTCGCCGGTGGCCCGGTTGAGCTCGCTCAGCCCGCCGAGGACGACGCCCTGGTTGTACGTCCAGGTCTGCTGGCCGTTGTTCGCACAGCCACTGGTCAGGCCGTCGTTGACCAGATGGTCGCCGTTGATCATGCCGCTGCGCTGGAACCACGACCACTCGTTCTGGGCCCGGCTCAGGTACGTCGTGTCTCCGGCGATGCGGTTGTGTAGCGCGGCGGTGAGCTGGAGGAACAGCTCGTTGGTGATGGCGTTCTTGTACGTCTTCGCCTGGCTCCACCAGACGCCGCCGCCGCAGGTGCCGTCCCAGTAGGCGAACATGTGGTCCGCGTCCGTACGCGCGGTGGCGAGGTAGCGGCCGTCACCGGTCAGGTCGTACGCGTCGACCCAGGCGAGGCCCCACCAGCCGGTGTCGTCGAGGTAGTCGTTGGTGAAGTTGCCGCCCTGCGCGCCGAGGTTCCTGTCGTAGGTGTCGGCGATGGCGTACCGGTAGCTGCCCATCCCGGTGACGCGGACGTTGTCGATGACGGCGGTGAGCGCGTTGGCGGCGGTCCACCAGCCGTTGCCGCCGAAGAGCTTGGTGCCCCGGTCGTAGGACATCATCAGGGCGGTGGCCGCGGCGGTGCGCCGGTCACCCGCGTTCCAGGTCGTACGGGCCCAGGGGGTGCACGCGATGGCGCCCGCCACCTGGCCGCACGCGCGCAGCGCGCCGACGCCCTGGGTGTTCCAGTCGTCCACGTTGTACATCAGAGTGCGCCAGCCGCCCTGCCCGGACGGCACGGTCGTCGCACCCAGGCGGCTGCCGTCGCTCCAGGTCCGGCCGCCGTCCATCGAGCGGTCCAGCCACACCTGGTCACCGGCGCCGCCGTTGCCGACCGATCCCCAGCCCATCGCGTCGGTGTCGTCGAAGTGCAGCTGGATCTGGCGGCCGGAAAGCGTGGCGGTCACCGGCACCCGGTCCTGCGGACTCTGCGCGGGGTCGCGTGCGTCGCAGTACTTGTTGCAGATCGCGGCGGCCGATGCCGTGCCCTCGGTGAGAAGGATGGAGGACAACGTTGTCACCATGAGCAGGAGAACGGCAGGGAGAATTGATCGTGCGTGCATGGCGGGATGCTCCTGAACCCTTGCCGGGCGCTGGCGGGGCGCACGTGTCGACGAGCAGAGAGCGCTCTCCTGGAAGTTAACCAGCAGTCAAGGGTCCGTCAATGCCCGAGCCGGGCAATCCGGGAGAACATCCCGCGCCCCGATGACGCGAACTTCGGGCGGTTGCGGTTGATTTTGGCGGTAAAGGCGGGTCGCGCCCGGACGCGTCACGTGGCGGCGCTGGGACGGAAAAGCCCGAGCAAATATCTGCGCTTTGACCGCTGTGGTGTGGCTAACAGTACTTGCCGGGGCATGTATGTCGTCGTACGCGATGTAGGGGATTCATAGGGGTTGATTCGTGCGCCGGGAGGCAATGACATGTTCCGTCGCCACGCGAGTGGCCTGTTCTCCACGGCAGTGGTGGATATGTCGTCTGTAGCGGCGATGGCCGTTGCGGTCGTGGTGTTCGGAGGTGGGGTGTCGTCGCACGTCAAGGCCGATGCGGCGCTGATCCCGAGGT
It encodes:
- a CDS encoding glycoside hydrolase family 76 protein yields the protein MSSILLTEGTASAAAICNKYCDARDPAQSPQDRVPVTATLSGRQIQLHFDDTDAMGWGSVGNGGAGDQVWLDRSMDGGRTWSDGSRLGATTVPSGQGGWRTLMYNVDDWNTQGVGALRACGQVAGAIACTPWARTTWNAGDRRTAAATALMMSYDRGTKLFGGNGWWTAANALTAVIDNVRVTGMGSYRYAIADTYDRNLGAQGGNFTNDYLDDTGWWGLAWVDAYDLTGDGRYLATARTDADHMFAYWDGTCGGGVWWSQAKTYKNAITNELFLQLTAALHNRIAGDTTYLSRAQNEWSWFQRSGMINGDHLVNDGLTSGCANNGQQTWTYNQGVVLGGLSELNRATGDAGLLTTARTLADASSTRLTSGGVLREPGEGDGCTGDGPSFKGAYVRGLGALNGRLSGHPYAATLAGWANSAYTHDRDPLDQYGPHWAGGSGTSDYGCQQSVLDLLNAAG